The genome window GCTCCGCCTCCTTCTCGCACAGGAAGACGAAGTCGAGGTCCGAGCTGTAGTTCAGCTCCTCGCCCCCGAGCTTGCCGAACGCCAGGACGACGAAGTCCTCCGCCGCGATCCCGGTCTCCTTGCGGATGAACCCCAGGCAGACCTGCGTCATCGCGTCCGCCAGCAGGGCAAGCTGCAGCGTGACCGCCTTGAGGTCCATCAGGCCGAAGGTGTCGCAGGCGGCCAGCCGCAGCGTCTCCCACTGCTGGAACCGCCGGACCGCCATCAGCCGCTCGTCGTAGGTCCCGCACGGCTCGGCCGCCTTCCTGGCCTCTTCGGCAAAGCGCTCGCGGCTCTTGATCTCCGGCAGCCGCTGGTGCTGCGTCAGCCGGTCGAGGTAGCCGGGGTTCCGCAGCAGGATCTCGGTCAGGAACTGGCTCCCGACGAACAGCTTCACCAGGATCTCGACCGACCGCGGCTGGTCCGCCAGCTTGCGGTAGAGCGCCAGCCGGTCCGGCTCCTGGAAGACGAACCGCTCGAAGTTGATGAGCGAACTGTCGGCCGAGGCGGCGTCGGTGAAGGCGTAGAGCAGCGGCAGGAGCAGGCGGACGAACTCCCCCCGCTCGTTCTCCCCGGCGGCGAGTTTGCGGAGCCGCCGCAGCGCCTGCGGAGGCTGCTCGAACCCGACCGGCGCCAGGAAGGCGAGCGCCTCCTCGTCGGACATCCCGTCGCCGCCCCCCCCGCCCCCGTCGGCGACGAACCGCTGCAGGGCGTCTTCGGCGAACAGCGGACGATCGGACGAAGGCATTGGGAGAAGGACTGGGGACTAGGGTCGAACAACTCGGGGCGGGAAACGGATGGCGGAGAACTGACGACTGACAACTGTGAACCAAGGACCCGGCCATCATTGAAAGTTGCCTCGCAATTGCAACTCCGGCGCGTCCCGGTCAAATTCTTGTGGAATCCACTGCGGCGGCGTGCTGGAGTGGATTCGGCGCGCGGCTTCGCCAGAAGGCCGCGGCCCGGTCTTTCGGTTGTCGATCTAGAGAGAAAGCAGGTGTCTCGTGTCGCGTAAGACGTTGGCCGCGCTCGCGCTGGTCGCATTCGGATTCACTGCCCCCGTGACGGTCCCGGCGGCGGACAAGGTCGAAGAGGGCTTCAAGGTGATCTTCGACGGCAAGAGCCTCGACGGCTGGAAGATCAACGAGAAGAAGGAGACCTGGACCCTCAAGGACGGCATGCTGATCGCCAAGGGGGACCGAAGCCACATCTTCTACGTCGGCGACGACAAGCCGTTCAAGAACTTCGAGCTCAAGGTCGACTGCAAGGCCGAGAACAACAGCAACGGCGGGATCTACTTCCACACGAAGTTCCAGGAAGAGGGCTGGCCGAAGTACGGCTTCGAGGCCCAGGTCAACAACTCCTACAACTCCGATCCGCGGAAGTCCGGAAGCCTCTACGCCGTCTCCGATGTCAAGGAGCAGCACATTCCGGACGGCGAGTGGTGGACCGAGACGATCACCGTCAAGGACAAGCACGTCACGATCAAGCTCAACGACAAGGTCGTGGTCGACTACGAAGAGCCGGCCGACAAGGTCGCGGGGAACGACTTCACCCGCAAGATCGACAGCGGCACCTTCGCCCTCCAGGGGCACGATCCCGGCAGCACCGTGTACTACAAGAACATCCGCGTGAAGCGGCTGGACTAGAGCTTTCAGCGGTCAGCCGTCCGCTTTCAGCGGGAGCCGGCGCGCCGTTCCGCGGCGTTGCCCCTTCTTGCTGATTGCTGCCGGCTGATAGCTGACCGCTCAGCGCACTCGATGCAAACCCGATCCCGCATTCATCGCTCGTCCTCCCTCCACGCTCGGCATCGGAGCCGCGGCGGCATCCTCTTCCTCGTCTCCCTCTTCGTGATGCTGGGGATGACGATGCTGCTGGTGGCGATCATCAACATCGCCCGGCAGATCGACGACAAGGTCCGCCGCCAGAACGCCGCCGACGCCGCGACCCGCTCCGGGGCCGGAATGCTGGCCCGCGGGATGAACCAGGTCGCCTTCGCCAACCACCTGGAGGGGGACGTCTTCGCCCTCGCCGCGCTGACCTACGGCCTGGAGGGGATCGACGATCCCTACGCCCGGCAGTACGCGCCGCTGCGGCCGCTCTTCGAACAGATCCTCGCCGAGCGGGCGGTCGGCGAGTACCGCTTCGACGTCCTCCAGCAGACCCCGCTCCTCGCGCAGCAGACCGCGGGCGAGATCTCGCGGCGGCACGGCCTTCCGAACGGCGCCGGAGGAGGGGGCCCGACCGGGTCCACCTCGACGCTCAACGCCCTGCTGTGGACGAACCAGCTCGTCGTCATCGGAAACGACCCGAGCCTGGAGACCGGCTACGCCACCCGGACGCTGCCGGTCATCGACCTGGAACGGGATCTCCCTCCCCAGGACGCTGGCGTGCCGCTCGATCCGACGATCGCCGCGCTCCAGCAGGACGCGGTCGACGAGCGGAACCGGATGGCCCGCGGGGCGCTTTCGGCCTGGCTGGCCGAGATCCGGTACTACTACTACCGGATGGACCCGCTCAATCCTCCGCCGATGCCGCCGCAGATCCGCGACCGTTCCCGGGAGCGGCTGCGGCAACTGCTCGAAGACGAGTACCCGACGAACAACATCCCCGCCATGTTCCGGCCGGACAACGGCAACCCGCTGACGAGCGGAAACGACCCGCGGTACTTCGAGTACGTCGGGATCGTCTATGGACAGCACCGGGCCGAGGAGGGGACGGCGCTCTTCCAGAGTCCTCTCCGCCGCACGTCGAATCCCCTCGCCTACGCCCAGGCCCGGGTCTTCGTCCCCAAGAGACGCGAGCAGTTCCGGAATCTCTCCTACACCGGAACCAACGGAACGCTCGTGGAGGAGATCGGGTGGGAGGTCTACTACACGAGCCTGGGGGGGAGCCGCAGCGGCCCCTATCCCAACACGGACGACTGGCCGCAGGACTGGAACACGTTCACGCAGAACTGGACGGTGCAGCTCGTCCCCGCCACCTCGCAGGCGGTCCCGGTCCTGCTGCAGACCCCTCCGCCGGGCGTCCAGGGATTCCAGATGCCGAACCTGACCGGCACCGACTGGCAGCAGTTCAACCTGCTCAATACGCACTGAGAGTTTTCAGTCTTCCGTTGTCAGTTTTCCGTCGCAACGCGTCCGGATTGACACTGACGACTGAAAACGGACAACTCACCGCGACGGCTATTCGTCGAAGTTCCGAGGGCCATCCTGCCGATCCAAACAGCAAGGTCGATCGTTCAGGGAGGAATGACCCCGATGCTGCGCAGGATGGGTAATCTGGGGGTCGCCGTCCTCACGGTCGCCACTCTGGCGGGCTGCCAGTGCTGCTTCGTCACGGAGCACTACAACGACCTCGTCGACCATGTGAACGACTGTCCCGTGCGGATGGACTGGGCCTACTTCTCCAAGCTCGACCTGACACGGATCAACCGCCTCGACGGCATCCAGTGCCGCTGCGGGCGTCCCGCCTGCACGGACTGCCCGGTCTACTGAACGGCCCTTCCGCTACGCCGTCAGATCCGGAGCGGCTGCTTGAGGGTGTAGCCCAGCCGGCGGTCCCAGCGGCGCTCTTTCTCTTCTTCCGGCGCCAGACGGAGCGCCATGTCGGCCCACTCCACGGCCGCCTCGAAGTGACCGCAGTTGGCCAGTGCCGCGGCCATCACCGCGTACGCGGTCCAGTCGCCGCGGTCGCTCAGCGCAAACCCCTTGGAGGCGTAGTACAGCCCGAGCCTCCGGGACCGATACCACCAGTCGTCGCAGCAGGAGTAGAAGGTGCTGACCGTGAGCACTACGGACGCGGCGTCCGGCTCGCGCCGCAGCTCGTCCAGGAACCAGCGGCGGGCCCTCCGGTAGTCCCCGATCCGCCAGCGGGCCATCCCCAGGTACATCCGCGTCGCGCAGTGATCGTCCCCCTGGGCGATCCAGGACTCGGTGGTCTCGATCACCCGCCGGTAGTCGCCGCACTCCAGCATCTGGTGCAGCGCGGCCCAGACCTCGTCGTCCCCGGAATCCTCTTCTGATCCCGTGCCTGTCGTCATAAGTCTCCCGTCTCGCTCAGGCCGGGACGGGGCGAGGGCCTCATCCGCCGGACGGAGCAACGCGGAAATGCGGATTGCGGATCACACCGAAGACGTTGCCGAACGGGTCGCGGACCGTGGCGACGATGATCCCCTCCCCCACGTCCATGGGGGCCGAGTGCTCCGTCGCCCCGAGCTGCTGGAGCCGCGCCACCGTCGCCGCGACGTCCTCAACCCCCCAGTAGGCCACGACATTCTCGACCGGCCCGGCCGCGGGGGCATTGGCCTGAAGCCCCAGCTCATAGCCTCCGACGTTGAAGCCGACATAGAACGGCTGATCGAAGTACGGGCCGAACCCGAGCGCCTGGGTGTACCACTCCGTCGCCCGCGTGAGGTCGCCCACCTGATAGATCGTCGTCCGCAGTCCCTGAAACATCGCTCTCCTCTCCTGTGGCTCGTTGTCCCGGAACGTCGGCCCCGCGCCCCGGCGGGCCCGCGGCCCTCGCGTATTCAAACCGCCGACTTGCGGATCGTCTGCAGCAGCGGATGACCGGCGGGGCAGTGCTGATCCACGCAGTCCCGCAGTCCGTCGGTGTCGTCCGTCGAAAGCGGGAGCCAGAGCGCCGGGGCTCCCGGGGCCAGCAGGCGGGCGTAGGGGAAGCCGAACAGGTGGATCGCCGACACGCCGGTGATCTCGTCCCACTTCATCCGCCGCCGCCGGCCCCAGCGGTCGAAGCCGACGACCCCCTCGGGGCCGACTTCGTAGCGGTACAGCCACCAGAACGGCAGCGCTATCGTCATGGCCAGGACGGTGACCATCAGCGGGAGCAGAACGAGCAGTTCGTAGAGCTGGGCCCCCAGGGAGATCGCCAGGACCTCCAGGATCACGAGCGCCGGGAACGCGATCGACTGCACGAAGTCCGGGTAGTTCATCCGGAACTCGACGCAGCGGAACGAGTAGCGGATGACGCCGTCGAGTTCTCGGATATGGGCGGTCGACATGTCGCTAGACTCCCTCCTGTTCAGTCTATTTACGTCGGATCGGGGTCGCGGTGCAAATCCTTTGCCGACGGATTCGCGATGGAATCCGAGCGAACCGGTCGTCACCGCGCCCGCGCGGAACAGACCGCCGCCGAGGCCCCCCGCCGGCGATCCCCTACTTCCCTGTTCCCGACTTCATGACGACGTCGAACTGAGGATTGGCCCCCTCGACGACGTCGAACGTGTTCTTCGATTCGCGGCCCCAGGCGGTCGGGACCTTGTTCTTCCCCTTTTCGTCCATCATCGGCTGGACCGAGACCCGGTTCGTCCCCAGGAACGTGCCGGACACGGTGTCGACGTAGGTCAGCGAATAACGCCCGTCGGCGTCCGTGAGCCCCGTCGCGGTCCGCAGGGGCAGCCCCCGGGAGACCTTATCCCGCTTGTACTCCCGCTTCTCCGGAGCAAAGTAGACCGTCGCCCCCGACACTGGCTTTCCATCCAGCGTCACAACGCCGCTCACCTGCCCCAGCGGCGGGACTTCGAGCTTCGGCTGGTTGAGGTACCAGTAAAGTCCTGTGCTGAACCCGAGGGACACTACGAGGAGCGACCACCGCCGCCAGCCGACGGCCCGGATCGCCTTGCGGATGTCGATCGGCTCGCGCTTCGCCTCCTGCGGCAGCTTGACCATCGTCGGCTGCGCGGAGGGCATGTCGGCCAGATTGGGATCGGCGACGACCGCCGGTGCGACGGCCGCCAGCGTGGCGCCAGCGGCGGCCGCGGCAGCCGACGCGGGAGGAGCGGTCGAGGCCCTGGTCCCCCACCGCCGCGGAGCCGGGGGAGCGCCGGGACCGGGAGGTCCCTTGGGAGCTTCCGGCGGGGGAGCCTCCGCCTTGGCCTTCTCGGCCATCAGGAAGTCCGCGGGATCGAAGTTGGGATCCCCCTCCGGAGCCGGTACGGCGGCCGCGGGGGCTTCCGCAACGGCCGCGACAGCAGGATCCGATTTCTTGGCGGCCGGGGCGCTCTTGGCCGGAGAGGGGGCGGGGACGGCGGCCTTCTTCGGCTTCCCCTCCATCAGGAAGTCGGCGGGGTCGAAGTCGGCCTTCTTCTCCGCCGCGGGGGCGGCCGCCGCAGTTCCGGCCGGTGCGGCTGCCGCTGCCGCAGGTTTGGCCGCGGGCTTCTTGGGGCCGTCTCCCATGAGGACGTCGGTCGGATCGAAGTCCTCGTTCTTCTTCTCCGGTGCCGCGGCCTTCGCCGGCGCCTTCTTGGGGCCGCCGGCCATCAGAACGTCCGTCGGATCGAACTCATCCGCCGGAGGCTTGGGGGGCGCCGCGGCAGCGGGAGCTGCGGCCGGAGCGCTCGCGACCGGAGTCGCCGTCGACGGAGCCGGCGGAGCTTCCGGCCCCTTGGCGGCCGCCGCGGCCGGAGCCGATGCCGCCGCAACAACCGGGACCGCGCCCGATGTCCCCACATCGTCCGGCCTGGAGATGATGTTCGGCTGAGAGTCGCTCGTCGACGCCGCCGTCGACGGGCTGGGGACGATGAACTTCGTCTTGCAGGTCGGGCACTTGTTCGGCGTCCCCGCCAGATCATCGTTGATCTTCAGGAGCTGACCGCATTTGACGCAGTTGTATCGAATGGTCATGTCGAGCTCGTTGAGAGCGGGCCAAAGGTCTATGGACTCGAGACGAGAGACCAGGGAGAAGAGTGGAGAAACGTCGGCGTCTGATCCCTAGTCTCTAGACCCTGGTCCCTCGTCCCGCCTTCAATCCGGCAACCGGACCGGGACGCCGCCGTTGGCGGAGCCGAGCTCGCGCCACGTGCTGAGGCTGATGTTGAAACTGACCGCCCGGGCGCTACCGTCCGCCAGGCAGACGTTGACGATGCCGGGATGGGAACTGTCCGCTTCGTCGAAGTGGCCCGGCTCTCCCCCGGTCGGAGGGGCGGGGACCAGGCCGCGGCTGAACACGACCCCGGTGTGCGGCAGGAGCCGGCAGCTCATCAGCGTCGCCGGACCGCCCCACGCCCAGCCGTCGCTGCTGATCTGACTCTCCGGGCCGGCTGAATCCGTCAGCCGCCGTTCGCAGATCAGCATCGTCTGCGAAGCTCCGTCGCCGATGTCCTCCAGCCGGATCCGCGAGTTGACGCCGAAGATCCCGGCGTTGAGCGGGTCCTGATTATACGGCGACCAGCCGTCGCCGCCCGCCGTCGCCGCGACCTGCTCGGGGCTCAGGACGTACGTGGCCCGGGTCTTGTCGTCGAACACGATCCCGGAACCCGCGCACCCGGCGTAGTCGTTCCCCCCGCCGGTCCAGTCCGCCGCGACCCGCTGGACGTTCCCGTAGACCGCCGGCGAAAGGTTCGTCCGCCGCGACGGGCAGTAGAGCCCGGCGATCTCGACGGAGGCCGCCTGGGCATTCCCCAGGACGTTCTGCTTGAAGTTCCAGGACTTGTGCAGGGCCGCCTGCTCGATGTGCGGAAGGACCTGGACGATCCAGCTCGTCCCCTGTCCGCCGGGCGTCGGCTTGATCGCCTCGGCCGGGTCGGCGCAGAAGCCGGGAGCGACGTTCGTCAGGAACTTGCTGTTGAGCTGGCCGGGGGGAAAGACTTTGTGGGTGGTCTGGTAGGTGTGGACCCCCGCTCCCAGGCGGCGGAGATTGTCGAGGCAGGTGGTCTGCCGGGCTGCCTCGCGGGCCCGGTTGACGGCCGGGAGCGCGATGGCGGCCACGATCGCCAGCACCGCGAGGGCGATGACGAATTCCACGAGCGAGAATCCTTCGCGCTGCACGTTCATCCGAACCTCGCCCGCGACTGCGGGCCTTCGTGTTTGCACCGACGCTCGACGGGACAGGATGCCAGAACTGGCGGGGTCGAGCGGCAAAGCCCGATCTTGCGGGGTGCAGGGAAGGAAAGTCAACCGATGACCGCGTTCTCGCCGACACGACTCTGCTCGCTCAAACCCGACGTGCCATGGCAGCCGGGGGTCAAGGGGGCACTCCTGTGAGGAACCGCGGGACACAACGGACGTCCGCTTTGTGGAACCGGCGTTGAGAATTCACTGCTCGCGTCGCAATCCCGCGGGTTGGTGAGGGGGCATACGGCACGGTGTCCACGCTTGGACACGATCCCCTTCAGACATCTCTCGACGGCCAGGCCTCCGGCGGGCAAAGGGGCGTTGCCCCTCTGCACTCCCCACCAGGGGTGACCCCCTGGACCCCGATCTTGAGGCCATCTGGCAGCCGCGTTTCAGAATCCACTGCCACCCGGCACACGATCGTCATTCACCGCCAGGTTTGCCGGACACTCACATCGCGTGCCGCCCGCTCGTCCCGCCCCCATTGGAAAACTCCCCGACGGAATCGCCCTCGATTCCCCGACTTCCCCAAGACAGCTTTCACCCGAGTGATACCCTTGCGCGGAGCGCGGAAGGCAGGGAGGCAAGCGCGCCCACCCCTGCGGACCGCGCCATGTTGGACTTCAGCCGCGTCAAAACCGACCTCTTCGCCCTCGCGCTGTTTGCCGCGGTCTGCTTCTCCGCGCTCAGCCTCTACAGCTTCGACCCCGCCGACTTCCCCTCCACGCAGGTCTGGCCGCAAAACCCGCAGATCCAGAACCTCTGCGGAGAGAAGGGAGCCGCCGTCGCCCTCGGTCTCCTCACCGCCTTCGGCACCGGCGCCTGGGCCCTCGTCGCCGCCCTGTTCCTCTTCAACCTCCGCCTCTTCTGCCGCGAGAACGTCAGCGACCTCCTCCTCCGCGTCCTCGGCATCGTCATGATGGCGGCCGCCTGCTCCATCGCCTTCCAGCTCCTCATGCCGACCCTCGGCCGCGGACCGGTCGTCGGCAGCGGCGGCTACGTCGGAGCCTGGAGCCGCGCCTGGATGCTGGAGCATCTCTCGACCGCCGGCTCCCTCATCGTCGCCGTCACGATCTTCGCCGCCGGCCTCATGCTCGCCGCCGACCGGCTGTTCCTCCGCGTCGCCTACACGGTCACGATTGCCCCGCTCGTCCTCGTCCTCAGCCCGATCCTCACCCGCCGCGCCCGGACCGTCGAAGACGCTCCGCTCATCGAATCTCCCAAACCGGCCGCCGAAGCGGTCATCCCCGTCCCCGCCCCCGAACCCGTCGCGCCCCCCGAGCCGGAACCGCTCGACGAGGAACCCGAAGAACCGGAACCGCTCCCGGTCTCCGTCGCGCCGCCGGTCGAGCCCGAACCCGCGGCCCCGTCGAGCCCCGGCCCGATCCGGTCGCTCCTCTCGCTCTTCGCGCCGGGCCTGGCCCCGGTCGCCGAGGCTGAGCCGGTCGAGGAAGCGGTCACGCTCCCGATCACGACGCCGTCCGGGTTCAAGATCAACCCGCCGGTCGCCTGCCCGGTCAGCGTTCCGCAGTCCGCCACGTCGCACGAACTCCCGCCGATCGACCTCCTCGAAGAGGGGGAAGAGTTCCCATTTGAACTGCTCGCCGAGAAGGCCCAGCAGTCCGCCGCCGTCCTGGAGAAGACGTTCACGCAGTTCGGCCTGAACGTGAAGGTCACCGAGATCAGCACCGGTCCCGTGGTCACGCTCTTCGAGCTCGACCTCGAGCCGGGCCTCCGTGTCGCCAAGGTCGTCGCCCTGCAGGACGACCTCGCGATCGCGCTCCGCGTCCCGGCGGTCCGCGTCGTCTCGCCAATCCCCGGCAAGAACACGGTTGGCGTCGAAGTCCCGAACTCCAAGCGAGTCATGGTCCGGATGCGGGACCTGATGGAGTCCGGCGGCGAAGCGCTCGAGAAGATCCGGATTCCGCTGTTCCTCGGTCAGGACGTCACCGGCCGCGCGCTCGTGGTCGACATGGCCAAGATGCCGCACCTGCTCATCGCCGGGCGGACGGGAACCGGGAAGAGCGTGTGTCTCAACACGCTCATCCTTTCGATGCTGCTGACGCGCACGCCCGACGAAGTGCGGCTGCTGATGATCGACCCCAAGATGGTCGAGCTCAGCCCGTACACGCGGCTGCCGCACCTGATGCACCCCGTCATCACCGACATGAAGAAGGCCGAGGCGGTCCTCGCCTGGGCGGTCGACAAGATGGAGGAGCGGTACGACCTGCTGGCCCGCGTCGGGGTACGGCATATCGACAATTACAACAAGATGGGCCGCGAGAAGGTCCTCGACCGGCTGGGAATCTCGCCCAACGATCCGGAAGCGGCCGACATCCCGGAGAAGATCCCGTTCATTGTGATCATCGCCGACGAAATGGCGGACATGATCATGACCTCAGGCAAGGACGTCGAAGGGCACATCATCCGTCTCGCGCAGAAGTCGCGGGCGGTCGGGATCCACCTCGTCCTGGCGACCCAGAAGCCGACGGTCGACGTCATCACCGGCCTGATCAAGTCGAACCTGCCGGCGCGGATCGCGTTCCAGGTGGCGAGCAAGAACGACAGCCGCGTCGTGCTGGACGAGAACGGTGCCGAGCGGCTGCTCGGGCACGGGGACATGCTGTATCTCGCACCTGGGACCAGCGCGCTGACGCGGGCCCAGGGGACCTATGTCAGTGACGAGGAGGTGAACTCGGTCATCGAGTTCTTTGCCGATCAGCCGACGCAGTATTCTGCCGAGATTGAGCAGGCGACGTCCCGGGCCGAGGAATCGGATGAGGACGAGGAGGGACCGCGGGTCCGTGATCCGAAGTATGATCAGGCGGTCGAGATTGTGATTCGTGAGGGGCGTGGGAGCTGTTCGTTGTTGCAGCGGACGATGGGTCTGGGATACGGCCGGGCGTCGCGGATGATCGACCACATGGCGGCGGATGGGATTGTGGGGCATCACAATGGGTCGAAGCATCGGGATGTTGTGATGACGCTGGAGGAGTGGCATCAGAGGAAGAACGAGCTCGATGACGAATAGGCCGGTTGCTGATTGAGCCGGGTCCAGGGGCACCCTGGTGGGGGGATGCAAGGGGGGCGACGCCCCTCTTGCCCGCCGGAGGCCTGGCCGTCGAGAGATGTCTGAAGGAGTGAGTGTCCAAACGCGGACACCGTGTCGGATGCCCCCTCACCAACCCGCGGGGATTGCAGGGCGAGCGTGGAGTAATCAACGCCGGTACCACACAGGGGTCGTCCGTTGTGCCCCACGGTTCCTCGTGGAAGTGCCTCCGGCGGCAAGGGGGTGAGACCCCCTTGACCCCGGCTGCCGTCGCACGTTGGGTTTGAGCTATCAGCGCCGCGCCGGCAAGGACGCGGTTCGTCAGCCATTCACGAACCGGCGCCGACCAACTCCCCCGTCAACATCCCCAGAAACCGCTCCGTCGCCGCATACGACAACCCGCGCCCATCCCCCCGCGACGACAACGTGAGCGTCCCCCCATAACCGATCGCCACCACAGTATTGTGCGTCAACGGCCGCCGCGGCGGCGCACAAGCCAGCGACGTCACCCGCAACCCCGCCGTCTCCCACACACCATCGCGCGTCGGCAACCGATCTGAGAAGACGGACGCCACGTCCCCGATGTTCGAAAGCACCGCCGTCGCAAAGCACTTCGTCGGCGGCAGTAGCCACCGCGTCAGCCGCAGCCGCTGGAACCGGTTGATCATCTTCAGCACGTTGACAATCTGCAGCCGGTGCCGACGAAGAAAATCGAGCTCCTCGTGGACCTTCGCGTCCAGGTCCGGCCGGCGGATCGCCTCGGCCGTCCGCGCGAGGAACTTGTAGCTGATCTTGTTACAGGCTGGCAGATCCCGGTCCTCAGCAGTCCGACGGCTGATCGGAATGATGAGCCGGTAGAGATCCCGCGGATCGACCGGCCCATGCTCCTCCTGCCACCGCAGAACCGTCCGCAGCATCGCACACGCCAGCCGGTCGTTGATCGTCATCCCGACGGCCCGCGACCGGGCCTGAAGCTCCTGAAACTCCTCCGCCGTCAGCGTCCGGATGCAGTGCCCCGGCGGCGTCACCGGCACCGGATTGCCCACCGCACCGGCCAGCGGCTTCGGCCGAGCCTTGTGAAGGATTTTCCGGACCTTCTCCATCCGCTCGGCAAAGGAGTGCGGAGACCGCACTCCCGCGAGGTCAGCCCGACTCCGCAGACGATCCAGGTCCGGCGGCGGCAACTCGGGAGGCACATCGCCGCCGCTCCCTTTCGCCCGTCCATAGGCATTCAGCCAGTCAACCACAAAGGCCACCATCCCGAGCGCATCCGCGCACGCGTGATGAACAAACAGCAGGATCCGCGACGTCTCTCCGCGGGTCTCAATCGCCGCCCGACACCCGGGCGAAGCAGTCAGGTCGAGGAACTCGTCGCCCTGCGGAACGAGATGCCGATTC of Planctomyces sp. SH-PL14 contains these proteins:
- a CDS encoding DUF1080 domain-containing protein, yielding MSRKTLAALALVAFGFTAPVTVPAADKVEEGFKVIFDGKSLDGWKINEKKETWTLKDGMLIAKGDRSHIFYVGDDKPFKNFELKVDCKAENNSNGGIYFHTKFQEEGWPKYGFEAQVNNSYNSDPRKSGSLYAVSDVKEQHIPDGEWWTETITVKDKHVTIKLNDKVVVDYEEPADKVAGNDFTRKIDSGTFALQGHDPGSTVYYKNIRVKRLD
- a CDS encoding Tad domain-containing protein — translated: MQTRSRIHRSSSLHARHRSRGGILFLVSLFVMLGMTMLLVAIINIARQIDDKVRRQNAADAATRSGAGMLARGMNQVAFANHLEGDVFALAALTYGLEGIDDPYARQYAPLRPLFEQILAERAVGEYRFDVLQQTPLLAQQTAGEISRRHGLPNGAGGGGPTGSTSTLNALLWTNQLVVIGNDPSLETGYATRTLPVIDLERDLPPQDAGVPLDPTIAALQQDAVDERNRMARGALSAWLAEIRYYYYRMDPLNPPPMPPQIRDRSRERLRQLLEDEYPTNNIPAMFRPDNGNPLTSGNDPRYFEYVGIVYGQHRAEEGTALFQSPLRRTSNPLAYAQARVFVPKRREQFRNLSYTGTNGTLVEEIGWEVYYTSLGGSRSGPYPNTDDWPQDWNTFTQNWTVQLVPATSQAVPVLLQTPPPGVQGFQMPNLTGTDWQQFNLLNTH
- a CDS encoding VOC family protein gives rise to the protein MFQGLRTTIYQVGDLTRATEWYTQALGFGPYFDQPFYVGFNVGGYELGLQANAPAAGPVENVVAYWGVEDVAATVARLQQLGATEHSAPMDVGEGIIVATVRDPFGNVFGVIRNPHFRVAPSGG
- a CDS encoding Ig-like domain-containing protein, whose amino-acid sequence is MTIRYNCVKCGQLLKINDDLAGTPNKCPTCKTKFIVPSPSTAASTSDSQPNIISRPDDVGTSGAVPVVAAASAPAAAAAKGPEAPPAPSTATPVASAPAAAPAAAAPPKPPADEFDPTDVLMAGGPKKAPAKAAAPEKKNEDFDPTDVLMGDGPKKPAAKPAAAAAAPAGTAAAAPAAEKKADFDPADFLMEGKPKKAAVPAPSPAKSAPAAKKSDPAVAAVAEAPAAAVPAPEGDPNFDPADFLMAEKAKAEAPPPEAPKGPPGPGAPPAPRRWGTRASTAPPASAAAAAAGATLAAVAPAVVADPNLADMPSAQPTMVKLPQEAKREPIDIRKAIRAVGWRRWSLLVVSLGFSTGLYWYLNQPKLEVPPLGQVSGVVTLDGKPVSGATVYFAPEKREYKRDKVSRGLPLRTATGLTDADGRYSLTYVDTVSGTFLGTNRVSVQPMMDEKGKNKVPTAWGRESKNTFDVVEGANPQFDVVMKSGTGK
- a CDS encoding DUF1559 domain-containing protein, whose protein sequence is MNVQREGFSLVEFVIALAVLAIVAAIALPAVNRAREAARQTTCLDNLRRLGAGVHTYQTTHKVFPPGQLNSKFLTNVAPGFCADPAEAIKPTPGGQGTSWIVQVLPHIEQAALHKSWNFKQNVLGNAQAASVEIAGLYCPSRRTNLSPAVYGNVQRVAADWTGGGNDYAGCAGSGIVFDDKTRATYVLSPEQVAATAGGDGWSPYNQDPLNAGIFGVNSRIRLEDIGDGASQTMLICERRLTDSAGPESQISSDGWAWGGPATLMSCRLLPHTGVVFSRGLVPAPPTGGEPGHFDEADSSHPGIVNVCLADGSARAVSFNISLSTWRELGSANGGVPVRLPD
- a CDS encoding DNA translocase FtsK; this encodes MLDFSRVKTDLFALALFAAVCFSALSLYSFDPADFPSTQVWPQNPQIQNLCGEKGAAVALGLLTAFGTGAWALVAALFLFNLRLFCRENVSDLLLRVLGIVMMAAACSIAFQLLMPTLGRGPVVGSGGYVGAWSRAWMLEHLSTAGSLIVAVTIFAAGLMLAADRLFLRVAYTVTIAPLVLVLSPILTRRARTVEDAPLIESPKPAAEAVIPVPAPEPVAPPEPEPLDEEPEEPEPLPVSVAPPVEPEPAAPSSPGPIRSLLSLFAPGLAPVAEAEPVEEAVTLPITTPSGFKINPPVACPVSVPQSATSHELPPIDLLEEGEEFPFELLAEKAQQSAAVLEKTFTQFGLNVKVTEISTGPVVTLFELDLEPGLRVAKVVALQDDLAIALRVPAVRVVSPIPGKNTVGVEVPNSKRVMVRMRDLMESGGEALEKIRIPLFLGQDVTGRALVVDMAKMPHLLIAGRTGTGKSVCLNTLILSMLLTRTPDEVRLLMIDPKMVELSPYTRLPHLMHPVITDMKKAEAVLAWAVDKMEERYDLLARVGVRHIDNYNKMGREKVLDRLGISPNDPEAADIPEKIPFIVIIADEMADMIMTSGKDVEGHIIRLAQKSRAVGIHLVLATQKPTVDVITGLIKSNLPARIAFQVASKNDSRVVLDENGAERLLGHGDMLYLAPGTSALTRAQGTYVSDEEVNSVIEFFADQPTQYSAEIEQATSRAEESDEDEEGPRVRDPKYDQAVEIVIREGRGSCSLLQRTMGLGYGRASRMIDHMAADGIVGHHNGSKHRDVVMTLEEWHQRKNELDDE